Proteins encoded together in one Kitasatospora albolonga window:
- a CDS encoding DNA gyrase subunit A, which yields MADENTPVTPEPATPEEVIVPGVGMRVEPVGLETEMQRSYLDYAMSVIVSRALPDVRDGLKPVHRRVLYAMYDGGYRPEKGFYKCARVVGDVMGTYHPHGDSSIYDALVRLAQPWSLRMPLVDSNGNFGSPGNDPAAAMRYTECKMMPLSMEMVRDIDEETVDFQDNYDGRNQEPTVLPARFPNLLVNGSAGIAVGMATNIPPHNLREVAAGAQWYLEHPEASHEELLDALIERIKGPDFPTGALVVGRKGIEEAYRTGRGSITMRAVVAVEEIQGRQCLVVTELPFQTNPDNLAQKIADLVKDGKVGGIADVRDETSSRTGQRLVVVLKRDAVAKVVLNNLYKHTDLQTNFGANMLALVDGVPRTLSIDAFIRHWVTHQIEVIVRRTKFRLRKAEERAHILRGLLKALDAIDEVIALIRRSNTVEIAREGLMGLLEIDELQANAILEMQLRRLAALEHQKITAEHDELQAKINEYNEILASPAKQRAIVSEELAAIVEKFGDDRRSKLVPFDGDMSIEDLIAEEDIVVTISRSGYVKRTKTDDYRSQKRGGKGVRGTKLKEDDIVDHFFVSTTHHWLLFFTNKGRVYRAKAYELPDAGRDARGQHVANLLAFQPDEKIAQILAIRDYEAVPYLILATKGGLVKKTALKDYDSPRSGGVIAINLREMPDGGDDELIGAELVSAEDDLLLISKKAQSIRFTATDDALRPMGRATSGVKGMSFREGDELLSMNVVRPGTFVFTATDGGYAKRTPVDEYRVQGRGGLGIKAAKIVEDRGSLVGALVVEETDEILAITLGGGVIRTRVNEVRETGRDTMGVQLINLGKRDAVVGIARNAEAGREAEEVDGTDDAEGETAEAHATGVVEGTVEGTEPSTGEHEE from the coding sequence ATGGCCGACGAGAACACCCCTGTGACACCTGAACCCGCGACGCCCGAGGAAGTCATCGTTCCCGGTGTGGGCATGCGTGTCGAGCCCGTCGGGCTCGAGACGGAGATGCAGCGCTCCTACCTCGACTACGCGATGTCCGTCATCGTCTCGCGTGCGCTGCCCGACGTACGGGACGGCCTCAAGCCCGTCCACCGCCGGGTGCTGTACGCGATGTACGACGGCGGCTACCGCCCCGAGAAGGGGTTCTACAAGTGCGCCCGCGTCGTCGGTGACGTCATGGGTACGTACCACCCGCACGGCGACTCCTCCATCTACGACGCCCTGGTGCGTCTGGCACAGCCGTGGTCGCTGCGGATGCCGCTGGTGGACTCCAACGGCAACTTCGGTTCCCCGGGCAACGACCCGGCCGCCGCCATGCGGTACACCGAGTGCAAGATGATGCCGCTGTCCATGGAGATGGTCCGGGACATCGACGAGGAGACCGTCGACTTCCAGGACAACTACGACGGCCGCAACCAGGAGCCGACGGTCCTGCCGGCGCGCTTCCCGAACCTGCTGGTCAACGGCTCCGCCGGGATCGCGGTCGGTATGGCGACCAACATCCCGCCGCACAACCTGCGCGAGGTCGCCGCCGGAGCCCAGTGGTACCTGGAGCACCCCGAGGCGTCCCACGAGGAGCTGCTGGACGCGCTGATCGAGCGCATCAAGGGCCCCGACTTCCCGACCGGCGCGCTGGTCGTGGGCCGCAAGGGCATCGAGGAGGCGTACCGCACCGGGCGCGGCTCCATCACGATGCGCGCGGTCGTCGCGGTCGAGGAGATCCAGGGCCGCCAGTGCCTGGTCGTCACCGAGCTGCCGTTCCAGACCAACCCCGACAACCTCGCGCAGAAGATCGCCGACCTGGTCAAGGACGGCAAGGTCGGCGGGATCGCGGACGTCCGCGACGAGACCTCCTCGCGTACGGGCCAGCGCCTGGTCGTCGTCCTCAAGCGGGACGCGGTCGCCAAGGTCGTCCTGAACAACCTGTACAAGCACACCGACCTCCAGACGAACTTCGGCGCCAACATGCTGGCGCTCGTCGACGGGGTGCCGCGCACGCTCTCGATCGACGCGTTCATCCGCCACTGGGTGACGCACCAGATCGAGGTCATCGTCCGGCGTACGAAGTTCCGGCTGCGCAAGGCCGAGGAGCGGGCGCACATCCTGCGCGGCCTTCTGAAGGCCCTGGACGCCATCGACGAGGTCATCGCCCTCATCCGGCGCTCCAACACCGTGGAGATCGCGCGGGAGGGCCTGATGGGCCTCCTGGAGATCGACGAGCTCCAGGCGAACGCGATCCTGGAGATGCAGCTGCGCCGGCTGGCCGCGCTGGAGCACCAGAAGATCACCGCCGAGCACGACGAGCTCCAGGCGAAGATCAACGAGTACAACGAGATCCTGGCCTCGCCCGCCAAGCAGCGCGCGATCGTCAGCGAGGAGCTGGCGGCGATCGTCGAGAAGTTCGGCGACGACCGGCGCTCCAAGCTGGTGCCCTTCGACGGTGACATGTCCATCGAGGACCTGATCGCCGAGGAGGACATCGTCGTCACGATCTCCCGCAGCGGCTATGTGAAGCGCACGAAGACCGACGACTACCGCTCGCAGAAGCGCGGCGGCAAGGGCGTGCGCGGGACGAAGCTCAAGGAAGACGACATCGTCGACCACTTCTTCGTGTCGACGACGCACCACTGGCTGCTGTTCTTCACGAACAAGGGCCGCGTCTACCGGGCGAAGGCGTACGAGCTCCCGGACGCAGGCCGGGATGCGCGCGGCCAGCACGTCGCCAACCTGCTGGCCTTCCAGCCGGACGAGAAGATCGCCCAGATCCTCGCGATCCGCGACTACGAGGCCGTGCCGTACCTGATCCTGGCGACGAAGGGCGGTCTCGTGAAGAAGACCGCGCTCAAGGACTACGATTCGCCGCGTTCGGGCGGTGTCATCGCGATCAACCTGCGCGAGATGCCGGACGGCGGCGACGACGAGCTGATCGGTGCGGAGCTGGTGTCGGCGGAGGACGATCTGCTGCTCATCAGCAAGAAGGCGCAGTCGATCAGGTTCACCGCGACGGACGACGCGCTGCGCCCGATGGGCCGCGCCACCTCGGGCGTCAAGGGCATGAGTTTCCGTGAGGGAGACGAACTGCTCTCGATGAATGTCGTCCGGCCCGGTACGTTCGTGTTCACCGCTACCGACGGCGGGTACGCCAAGCGCACCCCCGTCGACGAGTACCGCGTCCAGGGCCGCGGCGGCCTCGGCATCAAGGCTGCCAAGATCGTCGAGGACCGGGGCTCGCTCGTCGGTGCGCTGGTGGTCGAGGAGACGGACGAGATCCTCGCCATCACACTGGGCGGCGGTGTGATTCGTACGCGAGTCAATGAAGTCAGGGAGACGGGCCGTGACACCATGGGCGTCCAACTGATCAATCTGGGCAAGCGGGATGCCGTCGTCGGCATCGCGCGCAACGCCGAGGCCGGGCGTGAGGCGGAAGAGGTCGACGGGACCGATGACGCCGAGGGCGAGACGGCCGAGGCCCACGCCACGGGCGTGGTAGAGGGCACTGTCGAGGGCACGGAGCCCTCGACCGGGGAGCACGAGGAGTAA
- a CDS encoding DNA topoisomerase (ATP-hydrolyzing) subunit B, which produces MLCQKGRFVADSGNPNENIPSTAGEHGEVTASYDASAITVLEGLDAVRKRPGMYIGSTGERGLHHLVQEVVDNSVDEAMAGHADTIDVTILPDGGVRVIDNGRGIPVDIVPSEGKPAVEVVLTVLHAGGKFGGGGYAVSGGLHGVGVSVVNALSTRVAVEVKRDGHRWTQDYKLGVPTAPLAKQEATDETGTTVTFWADGDIFETTEYSFETLSRRFQEMAFLNKGLTLKLTDERESAKATAGADSAEATEVPEEEATRSVTYHYENGIVDFVKYLNSRKGDVIHQSVIDIEAEDKDRLLSVEIAMQWNTQYTEGVYSFANAIHTHEGGTHEEGFRAALTSLVNRYARDKKLLRDKDDNLTGEDVREGLTAIISVKLGEPQFEGQTKTKLGNTEAKTFVQKVVHEQLTDWFDRNPNEAADIIRKGIAASTARVAARKARDLTRRKGLLESASLPGKLSDCQSNDPTKCEIFIVEGDSAGGSAKSGRNPMYQAILPIRGKILNVEKARVDKILQNTEVQALISAFGTGVHEDFDIEKLRYHKIILMADADVDGQHINTLLLTFLFRFMRPLVEAGHVYLSRPPLYKIKWGRDDFEYAYSDRERDALVALGKQNGKRIKEDSIQRFKGLGEMNAEELRVTTMDVDHRVLGQVTLDDAAQADDLFSVLMGEDVEARRSFIQRNAKDVRFLDI; this is translated from the coding sequence GTGCTGTGCCAGAAAGGGCGCTTCGTGGCCGATTCCGGCAACCCCAACGAGAACATCCCGTCCACAGCCGGTGAGCACGGCGAGGTCACCGCCTCGTACGACGCCAGCGCGATCACCGTGCTGGAAGGGCTGGACGCGGTCCGCAAGCGACCCGGTATGTACATCGGCTCGACCGGTGAGCGCGGCCTGCACCACCTCGTGCAGGAGGTCGTCGACAACTCGGTCGACGAGGCCATGGCAGGCCACGCGGACACGATCGACGTCACGATCCTCCCCGACGGCGGCGTGCGTGTGATCGACAACGGCCGGGGCATCCCGGTCGACATCGTGCCGTCCGAGGGCAAGCCGGCCGTCGAGGTCGTGCTCACCGTGCTGCACGCGGGCGGCAAGTTCGGAGGCGGCGGTTACGCGGTCTCCGGTGGTCTGCACGGCGTCGGCGTCTCCGTCGTCAACGCCCTCTCCACCCGGGTCGCGGTGGAGGTCAAGCGCGACGGACACCGCTGGACCCAGGACTACAAGCTCGGCGTCCCCACCGCCCCGCTGGCCAAGCAGGAGGCCACGGACGAGACCGGTACGACGGTCACCTTCTGGGCCGACGGGGACATCTTCGAGACCACCGAGTACAGCTTCGAGACCCTCTCGCGCCGCTTCCAGGAGATGGCGTTCCTCAACAAGGGGCTCACCCTCAAGCTGACCGACGAGCGCGAGTCGGCGAAGGCCACGGCGGGCGCCGACAGCGCCGAGGCGACCGAGGTCCCCGAGGAGGAGGCGACGCGGTCCGTCACGTACCACTACGAGAACGGCATCGTCGACTTCGTCAAGTACCTCAACTCCCGCAAGGGCGATGTCATCCACCAGTCGGTGATCGACATCGAGGCCGAGGACAAGGACCGGCTCCTCTCGGTCGAGATCGCCATGCAGTGGAACACGCAGTACACGGAGGGGGTCTACTCCTTCGCCAACGCGATCCACACGCATGAGGGCGGTACGCACGAGGAAGGTTTCCGTGCCGCGCTGACCTCCCTGGTCAACCGGTACGCGCGCGACAAGAAGCTGCTGCGCGACAAGGACGACAACCTCACCGGTGAGGACGTCCGCGAGGGTCTCACCGCGATCATCTCGGTCAAGCTGGGCGAGCCGCAGTTCGAGGGCCAGACCAAGACCAAGCTGGGCAACACGGAGGCCAAGACCTTCGTGCAGAAGGTCGTCCACGAGCAGCTGACGGACTGGTTCGACCGCAACCCCAACGAGGCCGCCGACATCATCCGCAAGGGCATCGCCGCCTCGACCGCCCGCGTGGCGGCCCGCAAGGCGCGTGACCTGACGCGGCGCAAGGGGCTGCTGGAGAGCGCCTCGCTGCCGGGCAAGCTGAGCGACTGCCAGTCCAACGACCCAACCAAGTGCGAGATCTTCATCGTCGAGGGTGACTCCGCCGGTGGTTCGGCGAAGTCCGGCCGCAACCCGATGTACCAGGCGATCCTGCCCATCCGCGGCAAGATCCTGAACGTCGAGAAGGCCCGGGTCGACAAGATCCTCCAGAACACCGAGGTCCAGGCGCTGATCTCGGCCTTCGGCACCGGGGTCCACGAGGACTTCGACATCGAGAAGCTCCGCTATCACAAGATCATTCTGATGGCGGACGCCGACGTCGACGGCCAGCACATCAACACCCTGCTGCTGACGTTCCTCTTCCGCTTCATGCGGCCGCTGGTGGAGGCCGGGCACGTCTATCTCTCGCGCCCGCCGCTGTACAAGATCAAGTGGGGCCGGGACGACTTCGAGTACGCGTACTCGGACCGGGAGCGCGACGCGCTCGTGGCGCTCGGCAAGCAGAACGGCAAGCGGATCAAGGAAGACTCGATCCAGCGCTTCAAGGGCCTCGGCGAGATGAACGCCGAGGAGCTGCGCGTCACCACCATGGACGTCGACCACCGGGTCCTCGGCCAGGTCACGCTGGACGACGCGGCGCAGGCCGACGACCTGTTCTCGGTGCTCATGGGTGAGGACGTCGAGGCACGGCGCTCGTTCATCCAGCGCAACGCCAAGGACGTCCGCTTCCTCGACATCTGA
- a CDS encoding DNA replication/repair protein RecF: MHVTHLSLADFRSYARVEVPLDPGVTAFVGPNGQGKTNLVEAIGYLATLGSHRVSSDAPLVRMGAERAVVRAAVTQGERSQLVELELNPGRANRARINRSSQVRPRDVLGIVRTVLFAPEDLALVKGDPGERRRFLDELVTARSPRMAGVRSDYERVLKQRNTLLKSAAMARRHGGRSMDLSTLDVWDQHLGRVGAELLAQRLDLIATLQPLADKAYGDVAPGGGPVTLEYRSSVGEDVSAGRTREELYEQLIAALAGVRKQEIERGVTLVGPHRDDLVLSLRSMPAKGYASHGESWSYALALRLASYELLRAEGNEPVLILDDVFAELDARRRERLAELVAPGEQVLVTAAVAEDVPGALAGARYAVSAGEVERV, encoded by the coding sequence ATGCATGTCACCCATCTCTCCCTGGCCGACTTCCGCTCGTACGCCCGGGTCGAGGTCCCTCTCGACCCGGGCGTCACCGCGTTCGTGGGCCCCAACGGGCAGGGCAAGACCAACCTCGTCGAGGCCATCGGCTATCTCGCCACCCTCGGCAGCCACCGGGTCTCCTCGGACGCCCCCCTCGTGCGGATGGGCGCCGAGCGCGCGGTGGTCCGGGCGGCGGTGACCCAGGGCGAGCGCTCGCAGCTGGTCGAGCTGGAGCTCAATCCGGGCCGCGCCAACCGGGCCCGTATCAACAGGTCCTCGCAGGTCAGACCGCGTGACGTGCTCGGCATCGTACGGACGGTTCTCTTCGCTCCGGAGGATCTCGCCCTGGTCAAGGGCGACCCCGGGGAGCGGCGGCGGTTCCTGGACGAGCTGGTCACCGCGCGCTCGCCCCGGATGGCCGGGGTCCGCTCCGACTACGAGCGGGTGCTCAAGCAGCGCAACACCCTCCTCAAGTCCGCCGCGATGGCCCGTCGCCACGGCGGCCGCTCCATGGACCTGTCCACCCTCGACGTCTGGGACCAGCACCTGGGGCGGGTCGGCGCCGAGCTGCTCGCGCAGCGCCTGGACCTGATCGCCACGCTCCAGCCGCTGGCCGACAAGGCGTACGGGGACGTGGCGCCGGGCGGCGGCCCCGTGACGCTGGAGTACCGCAGCTCGGTGGGCGAGGACGTGTCGGCGGGCCGCACCCGCGAGGAGCTGTACGAGCAGCTGATCGCGGCGCTCGCCGGGGTCCGCAAGCAGGAGATCGAGCGCGGGGTGACGCTGGTGGGCCCGCACCGGGACGATCTGGTGCTGAGCCTGCGGTCCATGCCCGCGAAGGGGTACGCGAGCCACGGGGAGTCCTGGAGCTACGCGCTGGCGCTGCGGCTGGCCAGTTACGAGCTGCTGCGCGCCGAGGGCAACGAGCCGGTGCTGATCCTGGACGACGTCTTCGCCGAGCTGGACGCCCGCCGCCGAGAGCGGCTGGCCGAGCTGGTGGCCCCGGGCGAGCAGGTGCTCGTGACGGCGGCGGTGGCGGAGGACGTGCCGGGCGCGCTGGCGGGCGCGCGGTACGCGGTGTCGGCGGGCGAGGTGGAGCGGGTATGA
- a CDS encoding 6-phosphogluconate dehydrogenase (decarboxylating), producing MELGLVGLGKMGGNMRERIRRAGHTVIGYDRNPDVADVHSLEELVGKLKGPRVVWVMVPAGAATQSTIDELAELLSPGDVVVDGGNSRWTDDEKHAVELGIKGIGFVDCGVSGGVWGLENGYALMYGGSEENVAKVQPIFDALKPEGDFGSVHAGKVGAGHFAKMVHNGIEYAMMQAYAEGWELLEKVDSVTDVREVFRSWQEGTVIRSWLLDLAVNALDDDEHLDKLRGFAADSGEGRWTVEAAIDNAVPLPAITASLFARFASRQDDSPQMKMIAALRNQFGGHAVENKK from the coding sequence ATGGAGCTCGGTCTCGTCGGCCTCGGCAAGATGGGCGGCAACATGCGCGAGCGCATCCGCCGCGCAGGCCACACCGTCATCGGTTACGACCGCAACCCGGATGTCGCCGATGTCCACAGCCTCGAAGAGCTTGTGGGCAAGCTGAAGGGCCCGCGGGTCGTCTGGGTGATGGTCCCGGCCGGTGCGGCGACCCAGTCCACGATCGACGAGCTCGCCGAGCTGCTCTCGCCCGGCGACGTCGTCGTCGACGGCGGGAACTCGCGCTGGACCGACGACGAGAAGCACGCCGTCGAGCTGGGCATCAAGGGCATCGGCTTTGTCGACTGCGGCGTCTCCGGCGGTGTCTGGGGCCTGGAGAACGGCTACGCCCTGATGTACGGCGGCAGCGAGGAGAACGTGGCGAAGGTCCAGCCGATCTTCGACGCGCTCAAGCCCGAGGGCGACTTCGGCTCCGTCCACGCGGGCAAGGTCGGCGCCGGCCACTTCGCGAAGATGGTCCACAACGGCATCGAGTACGCCATGATGCAGGCGTACGCCGAGGGCTGGGAGCTGCTGGAGAAGGTCGACTCCGTCACCGACGTACGCGAGGTCTTCCGCTCCTGGCAGGAGGGCACGGTCATCCGTTCCTGGCTGCTCGACCTCGCGGTCAACGCCCTGGACGACGACGAGCACCTGGACAAGCTCCGGGGCTTCGCCGCCGACTCCGGCGAGGGCCGCTGGACGGTGGAGGCCGCGATCGACAACGCGGTGCCGCTGCCCGCGATCACGGCGTCGCTGTTCGCGCGGTTCGCCTCGCGCCAGGACGACTCGCCGCAGATGAAGATGATCGCCGCGCTGCGCAACCAGTTCGGCGGCCACGCGGTCGAGAACAAGAAGTAG
- a CDS encoding DNA polymerase III subunit beta → MKIRVERDVLAEAVAWVARSLPARPPAPVLAGLLLKAEDGALSFSSFDYEVSAKVSVDAEVDEDGTVLVSGRLLADICRALPNRPVEISTDGVRATVVCGSSRFTLHTLPVEEYPALPQMPTATGTVPGEVFASAAAQVAIAAGRDDTLPVLTGVRIEIEGDTVTLASTDRYRFAVREFLWKPEDPEASAVALVPAKTLLDTAKALTSGDTVTLALSGSGAGEGLIGFEGAGRTTTTRLLEGDLPKYRTLFPTEFNSVAVIETAPFVEAVKRVALVAERNTPVRLSFEQGVLILEAGSSDDAQAVERVDAVLEGDDISIAFNPTFLLDGLSAIDSPVAQLSFTTSTKPALLSGRPAVDAEADDAYKYLIMPVRLSG, encoded by the coding sequence GTGAAGATCCGGGTGGAGCGCGATGTACTCGCGGAGGCGGTGGCCTGGGTGGCCCGCAGCCTCCCGGCCCGTCCGCCGGCGCCCGTTCTCGCGGGCCTTCTGCTGAAGGCCGAGGACGGGGCCCTCTCCTTCTCGAGCTTCGACTACGAGGTCTCGGCCAAGGTCTCCGTGGACGCGGAGGTCGACGAGGACGGCACGGTGCTCGTCTCCGGCCGGCTGCTCGCCGACATCTGCCGCGCCCTCCCCAACCGTCCGGTGGAGATCTCCACAGACGGTGTACGGGCCACGGTGGTCTGCGGCTCCTCGCGCTTCACCCTCCACACACTGCCTGTGGAGGAGTACCCGGCGCTGCCGCAGATGCCGACCGCCACGGGCACCGTCCCCGGTGAGGTCTTCGCCTCGGCCGCCGCCCAGGTCGCCATCGCCGCGGGCCGTGACGACACGCTGCCCGTGCTGACCGGTGTGCGCATCGAGATCGAGGGCGACACCGTCACCCTCGCCTCCACCGACCGCTACCGCTTCGCGGTCCGCGAGTTCCTCTGGAAGCCGGAGGACCCGGAGGCGTCCGCAGTTGCCCTGGTGCCCGCCAAGACGCTCCTGGACACCGCCAAGGCCCTCACCAGCGGTGACACGGTCACCCTGGCGCTCTCCGGCTCCGGTGCCGGTGAGGGGCTGATCGGTTTCGAGGGCGCGGGGCGCACGACCACCACCCGGCTGCTCGAGGGCGACCTGCCGAAGTACCGCACGCTCTTCCCCACCGAGTTCAACTCGGTCGCGGTGATCGAGACGGCCCCCTTCGTCGAGGCCGTCAAGCGCGTGGCCCTGGTCGCCGAGCGCAACACCCCCGTACGGCTCAGCTTCGAGCAGGGCGTGCTCATCCTGGAAGCCGGTTCCAGCGACGACGCACAGGCTGTGGAGCGCGTCGACGCGGTGCTGGAGGGCGACGACATCTCGATCGCCTTCAACCCGACGTTCCTGCTGGACGGGCTGAGCGCGATCGACTCCCCCGTCGCCCAGCTCTCCTTCACCACGTCCACCAAGCCCGCCCTGCTCAGCGGGCGCCCGGCCGTGGACGCCGAGGCGGACGACGCGTACAAGTACCTGATCATGCCGGTGCGTCTCTCCGGCTGA